The following DNA comes from Candidatus Omnitrophota bacterium.
AGAGAAGTTCCAGCATCGCCCGGTCCCGGAGTGCCAGCCAATCGTCCGCAGGAGCTTCCAAGAGTTGCGCGACTTCGTTTTCTTCCAAAAACTTCGGCAAACGGCGCCCCAGTTTGGGCGCCATGATCAAGGGGGCTAAGTTGTTTTTGATATGCCCTTCACGGTGGAGAAATTTGAGAAAGGACCGGAGGGAGGAGACGCGGCGGGCAATGGTGGTCTTGGCATAACCCTTGCCCTGAAGATGGACCACATAGCGCCGGAGCACGAGCCCATCCAATTGTTCCGGAAGCATCTCCGAGGCAAAGTGGAGAAACTCCTCCAAATCCACCCGGTAATTGGTAATTGTATGCGGAGAGGCGTTTCTCTCCACTTCCAGATACGTGAGAAATTCCTCAGCCAGCGTTTGCATCGCTCTTGGGCAGCTCCTTGGAGATGTGCCTGCATGTGGGGAAACGCGAACACCCAAAAAAAGCGCCCCGCCTGGACCACCTCTCAACTAACTCGCCTTCGCAACCCTCCTCAGGACAGGGCACACCACTGGTGATCGGACGCGCATACTTGCAATCCGGAAAACCGGAACAGCTGATAAATTTCTTACCTCTTCCCCACTTCTTGACCAAAGGCCGCCCGCAATCCGGACACTTCTCATCCATCTCTTCCACTTCCGCACGAACGGCACGCATATTCTCCTTAGCTTCCCCCAGCTCCGCGGAATAGGGCTCATAGAACTCCCGGACAACCTGCACCCAGTCAAGACTTCCTTCCTCAACGCGATCAAACTCCTCCTCCATCTCCGCGGTAAATCCTTCATCCACGACCTTGGAAAAATGCTCGATCAAAAGGTCGATCACCGTCTCTCCCAGTTCGCAGGGTACCAAAGATCCTCCGTCCCGCCGCACGTAACCCCGGTCCACTACGGTCTGGATGGTCGGCGCATAGGTGCTGGGGCGCCCGATCCCCTTTTCCTCAAGCACCTTCACCAAAGAAGCATCGGTAAAACGCGGCGGCGGCTTGGTGAAGTGCTGTGAAGGTTTGAGCTTGATCAGGTCGAGCACCTCCCCTTTCTCCACTTTGGGAAGAATTTCGTCATTGTCCCGGGCCTCCTGGTAAACCTTGAGAAAGCCGTCAAAGAGCATAACCGATCCGCGAGACCGCAGACCATAGATATCCGCTTCAATATCAACGGCCGTTTGCAAAAAGACG
Coding sequences within:
- the topA gene encoding type I DNA topoisomerase, which produces VEREREIRAFVPEEYWQIEALLAKQNPPEGGEEDFRLRATLEKMNGEKINVADQENAAKIVADLEKATYKISDVQEKQRRRTPQPPFTTSKLQQDSFNRLRFPASKTMRIAQQLYEGVDLGAQGSVGLITYMRTDSVRVADSAVEEVRAFIRENCGEKYLPKSANKYKSGKKAQEAHEAIRPTSVTYTPDAVKPFLDVNQFKLYELIWRRFVASQMTPAVFLQTAVDIEADIYGLRSRGSVMLFDGFLKVYQEARDNDEILPKVEKGEVLDLIKLKPSQHFTKPPPRFTDASLVKVLEEKGIGRPSTYAPTIQTVVDRGYVRRDGGSLVPCELGETVIDLLIEHFSKVVDEGFTAEMEEEFDRVEEGSLDWVQVVREFYEPYSAELGEAKENMRAVRAEVEEMDEKCPDCGRPLVKKWGRGKKFISCSGFPDCKYARPITSGVPCPEEGCEGELVERWSRRGAFFGCSRFPTCRHISKELPKSDANAG